GAGAAGCAGAAACGCATCTAAATAAGTATCACAGACAGAATACAATTCTTTCATGTGCTGCTTTCTACCTTCTGGCATTAAAACAGAGAAGTAACAAAATATGATTCACAACATGAAGACGAAGGAAAATCCTATATCAGCAATAACCTAAAAAGGACGGAAGAAAGGGTCGAGGCAATCAGAACCGAGAAATGCATATAATTTACCTGTCCAAAATCCGCTAATTTGAGAACACCATCGGAAGAAATCAACAAATTCGAGGGCTTGAGATCTCGATGAACGATCGCATTCCTGTGGCAAGCATCGATGCCAAGCAACATCTGAATCATCCAGCGTTTTGTCTCACCGACGGATATTCCGTTTTCCCAGTTCCTTTTAGCTTCTCTCATCACCGACGTGAGATCAGTTCTAAGGTATTCAAGAACAAGAACCGCATCTTCGTCTTCCCGCCAAAAATACTCATGGAGGACGATAATGTTGGGTGAATTCTTGAGGATTTGAAGGGCTTCGATCTCTCTGAAAGCGCTCTGGTAATCATGAACTTCTTTCAGAGCAACGATTAGGTTGTCAGAGCGTCGACGAGCTCTGTACACATCAGAGTAAGCCCCAGAACCGATTTGTTCGAGGATTTCGTAACGTTGAGTAATCTCTGAGCGGCTATAGATGCTCCAACTTTTAGAGGAAGAATCCATGGCGGAGAATCAGCTGAGTTTTGTTGAAAGATTGACGCTTTGTCTGTGGTAGAGTAGATGATTTATTAGGGTTTGCGCTTCGAAGTTAGGGAAGAAGTCGTGCTTCtacagagagagaggagggagggAACTCTTGGGGCCGGAGAGAGAAGGGAATTGCACCTGTGCTTACGTGAAATAACGAAAATGCCACTATAATAGCCAGAGTCAGACATGGATTCTGAGCGTTATTCGCTATTGTCCcagtcccaagtcccaagtcccCGGTCCCAAGTTCCAATAGTTTTGGTAGGGGTGCcaattggttcagttttgggTTATCGGTCTGGATTTTTAGCGGTTTCGGCTCTAAGGTGTCAAGATCATAACTGGACCAATAAGTTTATCGGATCCAAATCTGAGACCTACGactattaattaatgggtgacCCTGGTTCCAATTTATAATCGTTTCTAAACACAAACGGGAGCTTCATCATACATAGATATAGTCTTGTAGAGCCTAAAATAAAGACATTGATTCATATACTAGCTTTAAGAGTTCATAATTTCCATTTCAAACTCAACTCATATATTTATGATTTAAAGAGCAACAAAAGAGCTCCACTTAAAAGTCCCAAACAATGTAATGTTATTAATAGATTAGGGTTTAAagtcttttagggttttagagatCTAATTTTCCATTCAATTTGTTTATATATCATCCGGTTTCGGTGCTACCGAGTCCTTAATGGGCTATCGGTTCTAGATCCGTTGGAAGACCTGAACTAGAACCGACCCAGACCAATAATACATCACTAGGACCAGATCCGTCCCAATAAGCTACTAGGAGGTTCGGTTCCAATTTTTGTTGATCCATATTGGTTTCGGTTTTTGTCAGTCTAGATCGGTTCCGGTTACTGGTTCTggtcctaaattgacacccttaagttTTGGTCCGTATGTTGCCTTATTTGCGACCGCTGCCAGGCGTGGCAGGGGCAAAGACCGTCACTGAAATCAACGGTTATATAAGCTCTGACTCTGAGCGGTGttattctacaaaaaaaaaaactctgagTGGTactattctaccaaaaaaaacaaaaaactctgAGTGGTGTTTAAGTAATTAAAGACATATATAGGGGCCAATTGATTTCCAACTCCCCAAGTCcaagttatttttttcttcgttttttgcctttttccgTGAAAGGGTTTTAGTAGAAAGGGTTTTAACATTCCCGAGTTGAGAAGCGAAGACCGAAAACGGAAGTCCCACCCCACAGGTTTTGTGGTTCTTCGTTCTTCCTCGTTTCTCTGCTCTAACGTGTCTCCTGCATTCCTTTCCTTCTCCATCGGCCCCTCCTTCTAATCGCCTGCGTCGAAGATTCTGCTACGGTAAGTTTTCccttctctctgtttctctgaGAGTCGCTTACCATCCAAGCGCTGAATTCGTTCCTTTTTTTGCCCTTTAACGCGCCCAACGGCCACCCAATTCCCTCTCCCTGCCGTTCTCgacaagtagagatcttttatCTATTAAATATTACCGTTGCTCCCCCTCCCCAATTTTTTCTGTTCGGTTTCCTAACGAATTTGGTCCAGAACTTGGTCATTGTAAATGAGACTTAGAAAAGGGTCCCTTTGTAGAATGGATTCCAGGGCCTTCTATATTGCAGTATTTACCAAAATATACTTAATAAGCAGACTGTTGATCTGCTATTGATTTAACTTTGCGCTTGCAGATAAGGtgtttgaaacttggttttttcTCATCAATTCATTACTTTATTGCAGTTGTTAGCTTCGGCAGTCTATCTTACAATGGAGAATGAAGAAGATGCAGTCAAGAAGTCACAGGTGGTGGAAGCTCGGGCTAGGAACATTAGTCACAATGTCCGTTGCACCGAGTGTGGGAGCCAATCCATTGAAGACTCACAAGCAGATGTCGCTATCCTGCTCAGGAAGGTATGCTGTTTAGCTTTCCTTCTTTTGCTTCTGAATGAAAAACAATTAGATTCTTGAATGTGTTTCCATCTTGGTTGGAGGGTATTAGTCATTATATTTAGATGATCATCAGGTTCGAAGAATCTTATCATTTAGTACAATGAAATCTATAGGCGTAGTCATAGAAATATTTTTGTTTCAAACACTTGGGGGCTGAGTTAAGTTCATCAAGGACTCAAGGTTTAAGAACCTTTTGAGTTTTCTTTCAATTTCGTACTTCAATTTTCTTGAGTTTTTTGAGTTAGGTGACTTCGTAAAATATCATCTGATCAGGTTGAGTGCACTTTTTAAGTCTAGTTGATTCTTCTTAACAACGAAGCTTTAAGCTAGTATGCATTAACTCAATTCCTAACACTTTTTAAGGGACTAACCTTCTTGCACATCAGTTACCAGATTACATGATTCTTTTAACCTAGTATGCATTAACTGAATTCCTTATTTGCAGTAAAGTAAATCTATAAGTTGACTAAACTGAAACAGATTTAACAGGGGTGAAGAGGCGATGAGAAAATTTGAACTACTTAATTACATATCAGACATACTAAATTAATTCCCAAGGGTGGGAATATCTATCATGACCCTCAAAGTTTATCAGATTGCTAAAAGAGGTTGCTTGTTATGTTCATTACCTTCATGGTTTTCTTCTAATCAAGTATTCAAAAATCTTCATTAATGGGTTTTCCTCATGCCTGAACTGACACTGCTTTCACCATTATTGCAGTTGATTCGTGATGAAATTCGATCTGGCAAAACTGATAAAGATATCTATAAAAAGCTTGAGGAGGATTTTGGAGAGACTGTTCTCTATGCACCACGTTTTGATCTTCAAACTGCAGCTTTGTGGCTGTCACCGGTTAGTTTATGGGGCGCTTATttgtatcttcttttctttaattaataattaaaatgtTTAGCCCTACTTGGTT
The nucleotide sequence above comes from Telopea speciosissima isolate NSW1024214 ecotype Mountain lineage chromosome 3, Tspe_v1, whole genome shotgun sequence. Encoded proteins:
- the LOC122655947 gene encoding cytochrome c-type biogenesis CcmH-like mitochondrial protein; the encoded protein is MENEEDAVKKSQVVEARARNISHNVRCTECGSQSIEDSQADVAILLRKLIRDEIRSGKTDKDIYKKLEEDFGETVLYAPRFDLQTAALWLSPFLVTGTAAGIWAYQKHRQRTNTHIMALNLVRGVPLTPKEKQTMLEVLTPPPSRGVKKWWSQ